The Malus sylvestris chromosome 12, drMalSylv7.2, whole genome shotgun sequence genome contains a region encoding:
- the LOC126592145 gene encoding uncharacterized protein LOC126592145, translated as MTSVGNLETQVGQLATMFNEREKGKFPSQSEQNPRGMEHCKVIRTLRSGKSYDNREVVHHEAEVEEEELIESAPLAAKSRSEAISAAGILDPSASNKVQSRPNFDANKEKGLGSLFAPSDKPPYKPPLPFPQRQQQRSKDQQCIEFMKTLAKVQINLPLLDAIKQIPSYAKFLKELCSKKKKFLEYEKVILTEQCSAVLLHKLPPKKKDPGSFTISCTIGSLDFHKVLIDLGASVNLMPYSVFKKLGEGELKPTSASLQLADRSVTYPLGILEDVIIKVDKFYLPVDFIVLDIEEDKEVPLILGRPFMATA; from the coding sequence ATGACATCAGTAGGGAATTTGGAGACTCAAGTTGGACAGCTTGCTACCATGTTCaatgaaagagagaaaggaaagttCCCAAGCCAATCTGAGCAAAATCCAAGAGGGATGGAGCATTGTAAAGTAATACGGACATTGAGAAGTGGCAAGAGCTATGACAACAGAGAAGTGGTGCACCATGAAGccgaagtggaagaagaagagcttATTGAAAGTGCACCGTTAGCTGCAAAGTCTCGGTCAGAGGCTATTTCTGCAGCAGGTATTCTAGATCCTAGTGCAAGTAACAAAGTGCAATCTCGACCCAACTTTGATGcaaacaaggaaaaaggcctTGGTAGTTTATTTGCACCTTCTGACAAGCCACCATACAAGCCACCTTTGCCATTTCCACAACGACAGCAACAACGTTCCAAGGATCAACAATGCATTGAATTCATGAAGACGTTGGCTAAGGTTCAAATTAATTTGCCTCTATTAGATGCTATTAAACAGATCCCATCATATGCTAAATTTCTGAAGGAGCTATgttctaaaaagaaaaagttcttGGAATACGAGAAGGTTATTTTAACTGAGCAATGCAGTGCTGTCCTCTTACATAAGCTACCACCCAAGAAGAAAGATCCGGGGAGTTTCACTATCTCTTGTACTATTGGTAGTCTTGATTTTCATAAAGTATTGATTGATTTAGGAGCAAGTGTTAACCTTATGCCTTATTCTGTTTTTAAAAAATTAGGTGAAGGAGAACTCAAGCCCACATCTGCGAGTCTTCAATTGGCAGATAGGTCCGTGACCTATCCCTTGGGTATTCTGGAAGATGTGATTATTAAAGTGGATAAATTCTATCTCCCAGTTGATTTCATTGTACTTGACATTGAGGAAGACAAGGAAGTGCCTCTCATTTTAGGCCGACCGTTCATGGC